The Paeniglutamicibacter sulfureus genome includes a region encoding these proteins:
- a CDS encoding PspC domain-containing protein: MDTFFNSLRSIPFRRGPKRLVAGVAGGISEKFGWDVTLVRIGLLLSFLLPVLGIGAYLVAWLLLPAQDDSIVLQKLVRQVR; encoded by the coding sequence ATGGACACCTTTTTCAATTCCCTTCGCTCGATCCCCTTCCGCCGCGGCCCCAAGCGCCTGGTCGCAGGCGTCGCCGGCGGCATTTCCGAGAAGTTCGGCTGGGATGTCACCCTGGTGCGCATCGGGTTGCTGCTCAGCTTCCTGCTGCCGGTCCTGGGCATCGGCGCCTACCTCGTGGCCTGGCTGCTGCTTCCGGCGCAGGACGATTCGATCGTGCTGCAGAAGCTGGTCCGCCAGGTCCGCTAG
- a CDS encoding 6-phosphofructokinase translates to MRIGIMTSGGDCPGLNAVIRGAVLNGIKSYDHEFVGFRDGWSGVKDGDVVELPRTAVRGISKQGGTILGTSRTNAFEGENGGAANIKATLERLGVDALIAIGGEGTLAGAKRLTDAGLKIVGVPKTIDNDLDATDYTFGFDTANQIAVEAIDRLRTTGESHHRCMIAEVMGRHVGWLAMHAGMATGAHAILIPEQSTTMEQIYTWVREAHERGRAPLVVVAEGFVPEGADGAFSERGLDAFGRPRLGGIGEQLAPFIEDATGIETRATVLGHIQRGGVPSAFDRVLATRLGMAAVDSVADEAWGSMVALRGTKINRVPFQAALNNLKRVPQDRYDEARILFG, encoded by the coding sequence ATGCGCATCGGGATCATGACCAGCGGCGGGGACTGCCCCGGATTGAACGCCGTCATCCGCGGAGCCGTCCTGAACGGCATCAAGAGCTACGACCACGAGTTCGTGGGCTTCCGCGACGGCTGGAGCGGGGTCAAGGACGGCGATGTCGTCGAACTCCCCCGCACCGCGGTCCGCGGCATCTCCAAGCAGGGCGGCACCATCCTGGGCACCTCGCGCACCAATGCCTTCGAGGGCGAAAACGGCGGGGCGGCGAACATCAAGGCCACCCTCGAACGCCTCGGCGTGGACGCGCTGATCGCCATCGGCGGCGAGGGCACCCTGGCCGGGGCCAAGCGGCTCACCGACGCCGGGCTGAAGATCGTGGGGGTGCCCAAGACCATCGACAACGACCTGGACGCCACCGACTACACCTTCGGCTTCGACACCGCCAACCAGATCGCCGTGGAAGCCATCGACAGGCTGCGCACCACCGGCGAATCCCACCACCGCTGCATGATCGCCGAGGTCATGGGCCGGCACGTGGGCTGGCTGGCGATGCATGCGGGCATGGCCACCGGCGCTCACGCCATCCTGATCCCCGAGCAGTCAACCACCATGGAACAGATCTACACCTGGGTGCGCGAGGCGCACGAGCGCGGGCGCGCCCCGCTGGTGGTCGTGGCCGAGGGCTTTGTGCCCGAGGGCGCCGACGGGGCGTTCTCCGAGCGCGGGCTGGACGCCTTCGGCCGCCCGCGCCTGGGCGGCATCGGCGAACAGCTGGCACCCTTCATCGAGGACGCCACCGGCATCGAGACCCGCGCCACGGTGCTCGGGCACATCCAGCGCGGCGGGGTGCCCAGCGCCTTTGATCGGGTGCTGGCCACGCGGCTGGGCATGGCGGCGGTGGATTCGGTGGCCGACGAGGCCTGGGGGTCGATGGTCGCCCTGCGCGGCACCAAGATCAACCGGGTGCCGTTCCAGGCAGCGCTGAACAACCTCAAGCGGGTCCCGCAGGACCGCTACGACGAGGCGCGGATCCTCTTCGGCTGA
- a CDS encoding GNAT family N-acetyltransferase has translation MNLEFGTRAIIALSWAREFSVPDSALQPDRAPVSLFVPSIGTDRVEVLHLGDHQVVRAPEQFLPLLRGAADQHFVDDRGLLGLLHASGLAPSIRSLGVDALTYLDSPFDIVDSENITVSTDVEDLAELREGTPRDDAASTELGGWDQCFVLFSDTRSEPVAGAGYWAPGGLLADTTVLTHPHLRGHGLGRYAAALAVDDALSEGLIPQARIKEGQDAANALATSLGFELVGSLMSLKLHDGA, from the coding sequence GTGAATCTTGAATTTGGCACCCGTGCCATCATCGCGCTGTCCTGGGCCCGCGAGTTTTCCGTGCCCGACTCCGCCCTGCAACCCGACCGTGCACCGGTGTCCCTGTTCGTCCCCTCCATCGGCACCGACCGCGTCGAGGTGCTGCACCTGGGCGACCACCAGGTGGTGCGCGCCCCGGAGCAATTCCTGCCGCTGCTGCGCGGGGCCGCCGACCAGCACTTCGTCGATGACCGGGGGCTGCTGGGGCTGCTGCATGCCTCCGGCCTGGCCCCGTCGATCCGCTCGCTGGGCGTCGATGCGCTGACGTACCTCGATTCGCCCTTCGACATCGTGGATTCGGAGAACATCACCGTTTCCACCGACGTGGAGGACCTGGCGGAGCTGCGCGAAGGCACCCCGCGCGACGACGCCGCGAGCACCGAGCTCGGCGGCTGGGACCAGTGCTTCGTGCTGTTCTCCGACACGCGCTCCGAGCCCGTTGCCGGTGCCGGCTATTGGGCACCGGGCGGGCTGCTGGCCGACACCACGGTGCTCACGCACCCGCACTTGCGCGGCCACGGACTGGGCCGCTACGCCGCGGCGCTGGCGGTGGACGACGCCTTGAGCGAGGGATTGATTCCGCAGGCGCGCATCAAGGAGGGGCAGGACGCCGCCAACGCCCTGGCCACCTCGCTGGGATTCGAACTGGTCGGTTCCCTGATGTCGCTGAAACTGCACGACGGGGCCTGA
- a CDS encoding bifunctional metallophosphatase/5'-nucleotidase has product MPSFTFGRVLALAAAAGALSLSFTPAALAAPTETHAGAQDGAKTASPGKGQGTGAGRCHAPGQPPVPSEEGTLAYFQDAHEYSPREHADGHRGGIGRLATVLDRIEAANANPATIFGGDMAGGSLFGGVYKGFPFVEAFNDLGVDAATFGQHDFDFGLQAALDLVAASEFPWIASNLVYKDGSGFLPGAVAGSVEAGELSVGVIGLTGSLQNSSANAELNQRPYLESTRAGVKLLQEQDVDVIVVSGQIDRAEGLELMAQVPEIQVLMREENSGSSPAEALELGDERLMVTGMGDYGVVAEIDIAKDLCGNISTGAVLHDVDESVAEQPSWAAKAASYEHDMEERLDARIGTARGDFGRRAAGELAADAFRDYYQADLGWANGGGIRAEIDGGDLSLRDLHAVFPFGNRAMLVEVTGQQLIEGLNQGADSSPGGYGGFPRVSGFTYTYSESAPAGQRIGEVLLQDATPLDPGATYSLAITN; this is encoded by the coding sequence ATGCCTTCTTTCACATTCGGGCGCGTTCTCGCCCTCGCCGCCGCGGCCGGCGCGCTGTCCCTTTCCTTCACTCCCGCTGCCCTTGCTGCCCCTACGGAAACACACGCCGGCGCGCAGGACGGCGCAAAAACCGCGTCCCCCGGAAAGGGGCAGGGCACGGGCGCCGGGCGGTGCCACGCACCGGGCCAACCGCCTGTCCCGTCGGAGGAAGGCACCCTGGCCTACTTCCAGGACGCCCATGAGTACAGCCCGCGTGAGCACGCCGACGGCCACCGTGGAGGCATTGGCCGCCTTGCCACGGTTCTGGACCGCATCGAGGCCGCCAACGCGAACCCGGCGACGATCTTCGGCGGCGACATGGCCGGCGGCAGCCTGTTCGGCGGCGTCTACAAGGGGTTCCCGTTTGTGGAGGCGTTCAACGACCTTGGCGTGGACGCTGCCACCTTCGGCCAGCATGACTTCGACTTCGGGCTCCAGGCCGCGCTTGACCTCGTGGCGGCCTCGGAATTCCCGTGGATTGCCTCGAATCTCGTCTACAAGGACGGCAGCGGGTTCCTGCCCGGCGCCGTGGCCGGAAGCGTGGAAGCCGGCGAGCTGAGCGTCGGGGTCATCGGCCTCACCGGATCGCTGCAGAACAGCTCCGCCAATGCCGAGCTCAACCAGCGGCCCTACCTCGAGTCCACCCGGGCCGGAGTGAAACTGCTGCAGGAGCAGGACGTCGACGTCATCGTCGTCTCGGGCCAGATCGACCGGGCCGAAGGGCTCGAGCTCATGGCCCAGGTCCCCGAAATCCAGGTTCTCATGCGTGAGGAGAACAGCGGCTCGTCCCCGGCCGAGGCGCTCGAGCTGGGAGACGAGCGCCTGATGGTCACGGGCATGGGCGACTACGGCGTGGTCGCCGAGATCGACATCGCCAAGGATCTCTGCGGCAACATCAGCACGGGCGCCGTCCTGCACGACGTCGACGAATCGGTGGCCGAGCAGCCGTCGTGGGCGGCCAAGGCCGCCTCCTACGAGCACGACATGGAAGAGCGTCTCGACGCAAGGATCGGGACGGCGAGAGGCGACTTTGGCCGCCGTGCCGCCGGCGAGCTGGCCGCCGATGCCTTCCGCGACTACTACCAGGCCGACCTCGGCTGGGCGAACGGCGGCGGCATCCGCGCCGAGATCGACGGCGGCGATCTCTCGCTGCGCGACCTGCACGCCGTTTTTCCCTTCGGCAACCGGGCGATGCTCGTCGAGGTCACCGGTCAACAGCTGATCGAGGGCCTGAACCAGGGCGCCGACTCCAGTCCCGGCGGCTACGGGGGCTTCCCACGGGTTTCGGGCTTCACCTACACCTACTCCGAATCGGCCCCGGCCGGCCAGCGCATTGGTGAGGTTCTCCTTCAGGACGCGACACCTCTGGATCCGGGCGCCACCTACTCCTTGGCCATCACCAACTAA
- a CDS encoding YgfZ/GcvT domain-containing protein codes for MTTMALSPLLTRPGAVAASGIDEGVAAHYGELNKEQQKLLAGTAVADLSHFGVVTLSGEDRLSWLNTLSSQSLTGLREGQSTQTLLLTVQGRIEFDIRVLADADKLWLVVEPGQAEPLAAFLTRMRFMLRVEITDVSAEYAVVGACAAQPALAKYPVWVDPWPGVTTGGYAYSGPEHPGNERPWYLYLVPAGELETAVAGLPLAGMLAVEALRIAAWRPRFGFETDEKAIPHELDLIRTAVHLDKGCYKGQETVARVHNVGRPPRRLVFLQLDGSMHTLPAVGSPVMVGEKVVGSLTSVATHFEAGPVGLALIKRNIDTELELEVVDGEERYAAKQEVIVTPEAGQIAGRFTGFIRPPR; via the coding sequence ATGACCACCATGGCGCTTTCGCCGTTGTTGACACGACCCGGCGCCGTCGCCGCGTCCGGGATCGATGAGGGCGTCGCCGCCCACTACGGGGAGCTGAACAAGGAGCAGCAGAAGCTGCTCGCCGGCACCGCGGTGGCCGACCTGTCCCACTTCGGGGTGGTGACGCTGTCCGGCGAGGACCGCCTCTCCTGGCTTAACACCCTCTCCAGCCAGTCCCTGACCGGGCTTCGCGAGGGCCAAAGCACCCAGACGCTGCTGCTCACGGTGCAGGGCCGCATCGAGTTCGACATCCGCGTGCTCGCCGACGCCGACAAGCTCTGGCTGGTCGTCGAGCCCGGCCAGGCCGAGCCGCTGGCCGCGTTCCTGACGCGCATGCGCTTCATGCTGCGCGTGGAAATCACCGACGTCTCTGCGGAATATGCCGTCGTGGGTGCCTGCGCAGCGCAGCCGGCCTTGGCGAAGTACCCGGTCTGGGTCGACCCGTGGCCCGGCGTCACCACCGGAGGCTACGCCTATTCGGGGCCCGAACACCCGGGGAACGAGCGCCCCTGGTACCTCTACCTGGTGCCCGCCGGCGAACTCGAGACGGCCGTGGCCGGTCTCCCGCTGGCCGGGATGCTCGCGGTGGAGGCGCTGCGCATCGCCGCCTGGCGCCCGCGCTTCGGCTTCGAGACCGATGAGAAGGCCATCCCGCACGAGCTGGACCTGATCCGCACCGCCGTGCACCTGGACAAGGGCTGCTACAAGGGCCAGGAAACCGTGGCCCGCGTGCACAACGTCGGGCGCCCGCCGCGCCGCCTGGTGTTCCTGCAGCTGGACGGCTCGATGCACACGCTGCCGGCCGTGGGTTCCCCGGTGATGGTGGGGGAGAAGGTCGTCGGCTCGCTGACCTCGGTGGCCACGCACTTCGAGGCAGGGCCCGTCGGGTTGGCGCTGATCAAGCGCAACATCGACACCGAACTCGAGCTGGAGGTCGTTGACGGCGAGGAGCGCTATGCGGCCAAGCAGGAAGTCATCGTGACCCCCGAGGCCGGGCAGATCGCCGGCCGCTTCACCGGGTTCATCCGCCCGCCGCGCTAG
- a CDS encoding FABP family protein has product MAIEIPTDLTPELVPLSWLIGTWEGTGRLGAGEADDEFFFQRVSFNQNGLPFLEYRSESWITDEQGNTLRPLTVESGFWSLERPMVDADLGPGMTPGDVVPALRSAQDVEDLRTDEGGFKIQVDIAHPGAICELYYGVIKGPQIQLATDLVMRGTNAKDYASATRIYGLVNGDLFWRWDVSTGGNDLKAHASAALKKQG; this is encoded by the coding sequence ATGGCAATCGAGATTCCCACCGACCTGACCCCCGAGCTGGTGCCGCTGTCGTGGCTGATCGGGACCTGGGAAGGCACCGGCCGCCTGGGCGCCGGCGAGGCGGACGACGAATTCTTCTTCCAGCGCGTGAGCTTCAACCAGAACGGCCTGCCGTTCCTGGAATACAGGTCGGAATCCTGGATCACCGACGAGCAGGGCAACACGTTGCGTCCGCTCACCGTTGAATCGGGATTCTGGTCCCTGGAGCGTCCCATGGTGGACGCCGACCTCGGACCCGGAATGACCCCCGGCGATGTTGTTCCCGCCCTGCGTTCGGCCCAAGACGTTGAAGACTTGCGCACCGACGAGGGCGGGTTCAAGATCCAGGTCGACATCGCGCACCCCGGGGCGATCTGTGAACTGTATTACGGCGTCATCAAGGGCCCGCAAATCCAGCTGGCCACCGACCTGGTGATGCGCGGAACCAACGCCAAGGACTACGCCTCGGCCACCCGGATCTACGGGCTGGTCAACGGGGACCTGTTCTGGCGCTGGGATGTATCCACCGGCGGCAACGACCTCAAGGCACACGCCTCGGCCGCCCTCAAGAAACAGGGATGA
- a CDS encoding winged helix-turn-helix transcriptional regulator, with amino-acid sequence MAVIALLTNAPGPSSDILPSLGLLSHTLRVMPAQGAALLTTEGAEVVLVDGRKDLAASRTLCQLLRTTGIACPLLLVLTEGGMAAISASWQVDDVILDTAGPAEVEARLRLAIARSAPDGETAGAPIRAAGVLIDEASYTAKVHGSPLNLTYKEFELLKYLVQHPGRVFTREQLLHEVWGYDYYGGTRTVDVHVRRLRAKLGTDHEQLIGTVRNVGYRFASQRHENPEVIDA; translated from the coding sequence ATGGCCGTCATCGCGCTATTGACCAACGCCCCCGGGCCCTCGTCCGACATCCTTCCGTCCCTGGGACTGCTCTCCCACACGCTGCGCGTCATGCCCGCCCAGGGTGCGGCGCTGCTGACCACCGAGGGCGCCGAGGTGGTGCTGGTCGATGGACGCAAGGACCTGGCAGCCTCCCGCACGCTGTGCCAGTTGCTGCGCACCACCGGCATCGCCTGCCCGCTGCTGCTGGTGCTGACCGAGGGCGGAATGGCGGCGATCTCCGCATCCTGGCAGGTCGACGACGTGATCCTTGACACCGCCGGACCCGCCGAGGTCGAGGCACGGCTGCGCCTGGCCATCGCCCGCTCGGCCCCCGACGGGGAAACCGCCGGCGCGCCGATCCGCGCCGCGGGCGTGTTGATCGACGAGGCCAGCTACACCGCCAAGGTCCACGGATCCCCGTTGAACCTGACCTACAAGGAATTCGAGCTGCTCAAGTACCTGGTCCAGCACCCCGGGCGGGTGTTCACCCGCGAGCAGCTGCTGCACGAGGTCTGGGGCTACGACTACTACGGAGGCACCCGGACAGTGGACGTGCACGTGCGCCGGCTGCGCGCCAAGCTGGGCACCGACCACGAACAACTCATCGGCACGGTGCGCAACGTGGGCTACCGTTTCGCCTCGCAACGCCACGAAAACCCCGAGGTCATCGACGCCTAG
- the mshD gene encoding mycothiol synthase, whose protein sequence is MNAATNPEVTIDMLAGAPDPGVLSALHLLVAAGEEADGNPPLSEQTLLELRSAPESASLLGAYAYLQDGSDTSSSELVGAAVAVLGDAGAPGTLEMVVHPAFRDSGIAGALLTALAGKTELGRLRAWAHGNHEAAAKLAERFGFIPVRELWRMRMVTGTQVPAPVVPAGISIRAFDPETDAEGWVAANAAAFAHHAEQGAMTRHDLAARMEEDWFDPAGFLLAVDATGRILGFHWTKVHPAVSSPTTGKHQAIGEIYVVGVIPEAQGTGLGKVLTLAGINHLNSLGLDALMLYVDADNTAAVSLYRKLGFTKWDVDVMYAPVSVR, encoded by the coding sequence ATGAACGCTGCGACGAATCCCGAAGTCACCATCGACATGCTTGCCGGCGCCCCGGACCCGGGCGTGCTCTCCGCGCTGCACCTGCTGGTGGCCGCCGGGGAGGAAGCCGACGGCAACCCGCCGCTGAGCGAACAGACACTCCTCGAATTGCGCAGCGCCCCCGAATCGGCGTCCCTGCTGGGGGCCTACGCCTACCTCCAGGACGGCTCCGACACGTCCTCCAGCGAACTGGTGGGAGCCGCCGTCGCGGTGCTCGGCGATGCCGGCGCGCCGGGGACCCTGGAAATGGTGGTGCACCCCGCGTTCCGCGACTCGGGCATCGCCGGCGCGCTGCTCACGGCCCTGGCCGGCAAGACCGAGCTGGGCAGGCTGCGCGCCTGGGCCCACGGGAACCACGAGGCCGCGGCCAAGCTGGCCGAGCGCTTTGGCTTTATTCCGGTCCGCGAGCTGTGGCGCATGCGCATGGTCACCGGCACCCAGGTGCCGGCCCCGGTGGTCCCGGCCGGCATTTCGATCCGCGCCTTCGACCCGGAGACCGACGCCGAGGGCTGGGTTGCGGCGAATGCAGCTGCCTTCGCGCACCACGCCGAACAGGGTGCGATGACCCGCCACGACCTGGCCGCGCGCATGGAGGAGGACTGGTTCGATCCGGCCGGCTTCCTGCTGGCCGTCGATGCCACCGGCAGGATCCTGGGCTTCCACTGGACCAAGGTGCACCCCGCGGTGTCCTCCCCCACCACCGGGAAGCACCAGGCCATCGGCGAGATCTACGTCGTGGGCGTGATCCCCGAGGCGCAGGGCACCGGCCTGGGCAAGGTGCTCACCCTGGCAGGCATCAACCACCTCAATTCCCTGGGCCTGGATGCGCTGATGCTCTACGTGGATGCCGACAACACGGCTGCCGTCTCGCTCTACCGGAAACTGGGCTTCACCAAGTGGGATGTCGACGTCATGTACGCACCGGTTTCGGTAAGGTAG
- a CDS encoding RNA degradosome polyphosphate kinase, translating to MDPYPVTSALGITDVPAARATQDRIELPDFEPSPIPEGDFAHDRFLDRELSWLHFNARVLELAEDPEMQLLERVNFLSIFSSNLDEFFMVRVAGLKRRIATGLAVPSATGTSPIDQLEMLLSDAHALQLRHAQVFAEQVRPALEKEQILLVGWKDLDERAREELRRWFIDQVFPILTPLAVDPAHPFPYISGLSLNLAVVVRNPVSGKELFARLKVPDVMPRLISVDGPRAGNSAGRVARFISLENVIAVHLDYLFPGMDIVEHHFFRVTRNEDLEVEEDDAENLLQALEKELLRRRFGPPVRLEVVEDISPNIRALLVRELGIEEDEVFALPAPLDLRGLGVIANIDRSDLHYPKQLAHTSRFLNESETSKAANVFAAMRRRDILLHHPYDSFSTSVQAFLEQAAADPKVMAIKQTLYRTSGDSPIVDALIDAAEAGKQVLALVEIKARFDEQANISWARKLEQAGVHVVYGIVGLKTHSKLSLVIRREGDKLRRYCHIGTGNYHPRTARYYEDLGLLTSDDAVGEDLSRLFNQLSGYAPRSTFRRLLVAPRSLRSGLIDKIESEIANRKAGLAARVVIKVNSMVDEAIIDALYRASQAGVQVDVIVRGICALRPGVPGLSENIRVRSILGRFLEHSRVFMFSNAGEPIIYIGSADMMHRNLDRRVEALVSLSSREDISDLVRLLDRYMDPRTASWHLDSDGEWTRHHKDEDGAPLADIQSWLIESRARQRTVVRR from the coding sequence ATGGATCCGTACCCAGTCACCTCCGCATTGGGCATCACCGATGTCCCGGCGGCCCGGGCCACCCAGGACCGGATCGAGCTGCCCGACTTCGAGCCCTCCCCGATCCCCGAGGGCGACTTCGCCCACGACAGGTTCCTTGACCGCGAGCTGAGCTGGCTGCACTTCAACGCCCGCGTGCTGGAGTTGGCCGAGGATCCCGAAATGCAGCTGCTGGAACGGGTCAACTTCCTCTCGATCTTCTCCTCGAACCTCGACGAGTTCTTCATGGTGCGCGTCGCCGGCCTCAAGCGCCGCATCGCCACCGGCCTTGCCGTGCCCTCCGCCACGGGAACCAGCCCCATCGACCAGTTGGAGATGCTGCTGTCCGACGCGCACGCCCTGCAGCTGCGCCACGCCCAGGTCTTCGCCGAGCAGGTCCGCCCCGCCCTGGAAAAGGAGCAGATCCTGCTGGTGGGCTGGAAGGACCTTGACGAACGCGCCCGCGAGGAGCTGCGCCGCTGGTTCATCGACCAGGTCTTCCCGATCCTCACCCCGCTGGCCGTCGACCCGGCGCACCCCTTCCCCTACATTTCCGGGCTCTCGCTGAACCTGGCAGTGGTGGTCCGCAACCCGGTGTCCGGCAAGGAGCTCTTTGCCAGGCTGAAGGTGCCCGACGTGATGCCGCGGCTGATTTCGGTGGATGGCCCGCGCGCCGGCAACTCCGCGGGCAGGGTCGCGCGCTTCATCTCGCTCGAGAACGTGATCGCGGTGCACCTGGACTACCTGTTCCCGGGCATGGACATCGTTGAGCACCATTTCTTCCGCGTCACCCGCAACGAGGACCTCGAGGTCGAGGAGGACGACGCGGAGAACCTGCTCCAGGCCCTGGAGAAGGAGCTGCTGCGCCGCCGCTTCGGTCCCCCGGTGCGCCTGGAGGTCGTGGAGGACATTTCCCCGAACATCCGCGCCCTGCTGGTGCGCGAGCTGGGCATCGAGGAGGACGAGGTCTTCGCGCTGCCCGCCCCGCTGGATTTGCGCGGGCTGGGCGTGATCGCGAACATCGACCGCTCCGACCTGCACTACCCCAAGCAGTTGGCCCACACCTCGCGCTTCCTCAACGAGTCCGAGACCTCCAAGGCAGCCAACGTGTTTGCCGCGATGCGCCGCCGCGACATCCTGCTGCACCACCCCTACGACTCCTTCTCCACCTCGGTGCAGGCCTTCCTGGAGCAGGCCGCCGCCGACCCCAAGGTCATGGCGATCAAGCAGACGCTGTACCGCACCAGTGGCGATTCGCCGATCGTGGATGCGCTCATCGACGCAGCGGAGGCCGGCAAGCAGGTCCTGGCGCTGGTGGAGATCAAGGCCAGGTTCGACGAACAGGCCAACATCTCCTGGGCGCGGAAGCTCGAGCAGGCCGGCGTGCACGTGGTCTACGGGATCGTGGGCCTGAAGACCCACTCCAAGCTCTCCCTGGTGATCCGCCGCGAGGGCGACAAGCTGCGCCGCTACTGCCACATCGGCACCGGCAACTACCACCCGCGCACCGCCCGCTACTACGAGGACCTGGGCCTGCTCACCTCCGACGACGCTGTCGGCGAGGACCTCTCGCGCCTGTTCAACCAGCTCTCGGGCTACGCCCCGCGCTCGACGTTCCGGCGCTTGTTGGTGGCCCCGCGTTCGCTGCGCAGCGGGTTGATCGACAAGATCGAATCCGAGATCGCCAACCGCAAGGCCGGGCTGGCCGCGCGCGTGGTGATCAAGGTGAACTCGATGGTCGACGAGGCCATCATCGACGCGCTCTACCGCGCCTCCCAGGCCGGGGTGCAGGTGGACGTGATCGTCCGCGGGATCTGCGCACTGCGCCCGGGGGTTCCGGGGCTGAGCGAAAACATCCGCGTGCGCTCGATCCTGGGCCGGTTCCTGGAGCACAGCCGCGTGTTCATGTTCTCCAATGCCGGGGAACCGATCATCTACATCGGCTCCGCGGACATGATGCACCGCAACCTGGACCGCCGCGTCGAGGCGCTGGTTTCGCTGAGCAGCCGCGAGGACATCAGCGACCTGGTGCGGCTCCTTGACCGCTACATGGATCCACGCACCGCCAGCTGGCACCTGGACTCAGACGGCGAATGGACCAGGCACCACAAGGACGAGGACGGGGCCCCGCTGGCCGACATCCAGTCCTGGCTCATTGAATCGCGTGCCCGCCAGCGCACCGTGGTCAGGCGCTAA
- a CDS encoding NUDIX hydrolase: MRSSDAAEIREGQFAVRAAGALVWRVVAGELEVLMIHRDRYDDWSWPKGKLDDGETMPECATREVFEEVGLEVQLGIPLPAMTYPVGAGNKVVYYWAAKSPGTRPIPDGKETDAVRWATPKVARQWITNPGDLGPLEGLVQAHDNGTLETRPFVVVRHAKAKPRSNWTREEGKRPLAATGRRQALAVARLLDSWRPAKVASSPWTRCVQTVAPYLQQHRFTVKLLASVTEHEATRRPAKAQRTVAKLLDKRRSQALCTHRPVLPLVLTELRARMDGALAGFLPAHDPYLRPGAVIVVHQPASGKGKLVSVEVYDAFDD; encoded by the coding sequence GTGCGTTCAAGCGATGCGGCCGAAATCCGCGAAGGTCAATTTGCGGTGCGTGCCGCCGGGGCCCTGGTCTGGCGCGTCGTTGCCGGCGAGCTCGAGGTCCTGATGATCCACCGCGACCGTTACGACGACTGGTCCTGGCCCAAGGGCAAGCTCGACGACGGGGAGACCATGCCCGAGTGCGCCACCCGGGAGGTCTTCGAGGAGGTCGGCCTGGAGGTCCAACTGGGCATTCCGCTGCCCGCCATGACCTACCCGGTCGGTGCCGGAAACAAGGTGGTCTACTACTGGGCGGCGAAGTCCCCGGGCACCCGGCCGATCCCGGACGGGAAGGAAACCGATGCGGTGCGCTGGGCCACGCCCAAGGTTGCGCGGCAGTGGATCACCAACCCCGGGGACCTGGGACCTCTCGAGGGCCTGGTCCAGGCCCACGACAACGGCACGCTGGAGACCCGCCCGTTCGTGGTGGTGCGGCATGCCAAGGCGAAGCCTCGCTCCAACTGGACCCGCGAGGAAGGCAAGCGCCCGCTGGCGGCCACCGGGCGGCGGCAGGCACTGGCCGTGGCCAGGCTGCTGGATTCCTGGCGTCCGGCCAAGGTGGCCTCGAGCCCCTGGACACGCTGCGTCCAGACGGTTGCCCCCTACCTGCAGCAGCACCGGTTCACCGTCAAGCTGCTGGCATCGGTCACCGAGCACGAGGCCACGCGTCGCCCGGCCAAGGCGCAGCGCACCGTGGCCAAGCTGCTGGACAAGCGCCGGTCCCAGGCACTGTGCACGCACCGCCCGGTGCTGCCGCTGGTGCTCACCGAATTGCGGGCCCGGATGGATGGGGCGCTGGCCGGATTCCTTCCCGCCCACGACCCGTACCTTCGTCCCGGCGCCGTCATCGTGGTCCACCAACCGGCTTCTGGCAAGGGGAAACTTGTCTCCGTGGAAGTTTACGACGCGTTTGACGACTAG
- a CDS encoding GNAT family N-acetyltransferase: MAQQDHGTTQEKIVHQGLRLDHDADRGRYGLWHGATFVGFLGYRLEDGVATLQHTIINEEYGRRGYARALVTLVLEQMRERGLKIVPECTYVQDYLRRYPEYNDLLA, encoded by the coding sequence ATGGCCCAACAGGATCACGGCACCACCCAGGAAAAGATCGTGCACCAGGGGCTGCGATTGGACCACGATGCGGACCGCGGACGCTACGGGCTGTGGCACGGAGCCACCTTCGTGGGCTTCCTGGGGTACCGGCTGGAGGACGGCGTCGCGACGTTGCAGCACACCATCATCAACGAGGAATACGGCCGCCGCGGCTATGCCCGGGCCCTGGTCACGCTGGTGCTGGAGCAGATGCGCGAACGCGGGCTGAAGATCGTTCCCGAGTGCACCTATGTGCAGGACTACCTGCGGCGCTACCCGGAGTACAACGACCTGCTCGCCTGA